A window of the Teredinibacter franksiae genome harbors these coding sequences:
- a CDS encoding type II toxin-antitoxin system ParD family antitoxin, whose amino-acid sequence MPKNTSMTLGDHFDGFIAQQIAEGRYASASEVVRAGLRVLEGSEQKLATLRHLLEEGEKSGAAEYRYESFMNELDDELS is encoded by the coding sequence ATGCCAAAAAACACCAGTATGACCCTTGGAGACCACTTTGACGGCTTTATAGCCCAACAAATAGCCGAGGGTCGTTACGCCTCCGCCAGCGAAGTAGTTCGTGCAGGCTTAAGAGTACTAGAGGGCAGCGAGCAAAAGCTTGCCACACTCCGGCACTTGCTTGAAGAAGGCGAAAAAAGCGGCGCTGCTGAATATCGCTACGAAAGCTTTATGAATGAGCTGGATGACGAGCTGAGTTAA
- a CDS encoding YcxB family protein, protein MQPFNTQFTLSREYLAECFDQSLPHGKNPKPNFLFPALLFSSGAALLFFSEHYKFVASMSIALGVLELIHIRFRRAWWLARQMWGKSAGCEVKLNINEDGVQTQNPYTKTVLLWTDIKRVIETDLGLILVAKSGGQQYLSKTLFSAELIGDIVARVDG, encoded by the coding sequence ATGCAACCTTTTAATACCCAATTTACATTGTCTCGTGAATATCTTGCTGAATGTTTTGATCAGTCGTTACCCCATGGGAAAAATCCCAAGCCCAACTTTTTATTCCCTGCATTGTTGTTTTCTTCTGGTGCGGCATTACTCTTTTTTTCTGAGCATTATAAGTTTGTAGCGAGTATGTCAATTGCTTTGGGCGTACTGGAGCTGATCCACATTCGCTTTCGGAGAGCTTGGTGGTTAGCTCGGCAGATGTGGGGGAAAAGTGCCGGTTGTGAAGTGAAATTAAACATAAATGAAGACGGAGTTCAAACGCAGAACCCCTATACGAAAACAGTGCTATTGTGGACCGATATCAAAAGGGTAATTGAAACCGATTTAGGGCTCATTCTAGTGGCTAAATCTGGAGGTCAGCAGTACCTGTCTAAAACGTTATTTTCTGCCGAGTTGATTGGCGACATTGTTGCTAGGGTTGACGGTTAA
- a CDS encoding maltoporin produces MNQIYRSNTCVYRTFLLFISLAVFTHSAIGESDEGALISEERIKLLEQRIGQLESTADKQKVQTREHRKTNGIPVNFDNTTESRSGTTFLDDKEVADRVERVLNNYVDISGYFRAGYGRNSEGGIQPGFKAPGAMAKYRLGNEAENFGEVIIGKNFYTPDNFAVGQNGSTVSASGPVAHVQLRIDFFNPHDEFSNASNTDVGFPEAWASLGNVLKSMPTVKFWAGNRFYRRHDIGVNDFFFWNMSGGGAGVEDITLGGGKLAVAWIGSGATSGFSNLPQPNPEDKAGFSKTNLDIRFYDLPVFKGNAEIGLILSRAKTGLDAEGNSGPESTGYSLHFVHSKSQFISHDGVNKFSVQYGTKAAKTFSSGFETFQLDGGTYIQPDNDDSWRFRVTENFSANIGDHFSLGPVLIYQVTDYGENVGKQTWISAGVRPIYHFDDRISLAFEAGWDHVDSEVFDTSDHLYKITIAPQISLGGRFNSRPVIRAYATYAGWGDDFVGQVGGNDYLGKNNSASFGVQMEAWW; encoded by the coding sequence TTGAATCAAATATACCGTTCAAATACTTGCGTATATCGTACATTTCTGCTCTTTATAAGCTTGGCTGTTTTCACGCATTCGGCAATAGGTGAGAGTGATGAAGGCGCTCTTATTAGCGAAGAGCGCATTAAATTACTTGAACAGCGCATAGGGCAATTAGAATCGACCGCCGATAAACAAAAAGTACAAACACGCGAGCATCGGAAAACAAACGGTATTCCCGTAAATTTCGACAATACAACTGAGAGCCGATCGGGAACAACATTTTTAGATGATAAAGAAGTAGCCGATCGCGTGGAGCGAGTACTGAATAATTACGTGGATATTTCCGGTTACTTTCGTGCGGGCTACGGGAGAAATAGCGAAGGTGGAATTCAGCCAGGATTTAAGGCGCCAGGCGCAATGGCCAAGTATCGTTTAGGCAATGAAGCGGAAAATTTCGGCGAAGTTATTATAGGTAAAAACTTTTATACGCCAGATAATTTTGCTGTGGGCCAAAATGGATCAACGGTTAGCGCGTCAGGGCCTGTTGCGCATGTACAGTTGAGAATTGATTTCTTTAACCCTCATGATGAGTTTTCGAATGCGAGCAACACCGATGTTGGTTTTCCCGAAGCGTGGGCGTCGCTTGGCAACGTTTTAAAATCGATGCCTACAGTAAAATTTTGGGCCGGCAATCGTTTTTATCGGCGTCACGATATTGGTGTTAATGATTTCTTTTTCTGGAATATGAGTGGCGGAGGTGCTGGGGTTGAAGATATTACCTTGGGCGGTGGGAAGTTGGCCGTGGCCTGGATTGGATCTGGCGCAACCAGTGGCTTTAGTAACCTTCCGCAACCCAACCCTGAAGATAAAGCGGGGTTTAGTAAAACCAATTTGGATATTCGCTTTTATGACCTTCCGGTGTTCAAAGGAAATGCAGAGATTGGCCTAATATTATCACGCGCCAAAACGGGGCTTGATGCGGAAGGTAATAGTGGGCCAGAAAGCACCGGTTATTCATTACATTTTGTCCATAGTAAATCGCAGTTTATTAGCCACGATGGCGTCAATAAATTTTCAGTTCAATATGGAACCAAGGCGGCGAAAACATTTAGTTCGGGGTTTGAAACCTTTCAGTTAGATGGTGGAACGTATATCCAGCCCGATAACGATGACTCCTGGCGTTTTCGCGTGACGGAAAATTTCTCCGCTAATATTGGCGATCACTTTTCACTGGGCCCGGTTCTAATTTATCAAGTTACAGATTACGGCGAAAATGTGGGCAAGCAAACGTGGATATCAGCCGGGGTTCGGCCAATTTACCATTTCGATGATCGCATAAGCCTTGCGTTCGAGGCTGGTTGGGATCATGTAGACTCAGAGGTCTTTGATACAAGCGACCACCTTTACAAGATAACCATTGCACCGCAAATATCCTTGGGCGGTCGTTTTAATAGTCGCCCGGTAATTCGGGCCTACGCGACCTATGCTGGATGGGGAGATGATTTTGTCGGACAGGTGGGGGGTAATGACTATTTGGGTAAAAATAATAGTGCTTCATTTGGAGTTCAAATGGAAGCATGGTGGTGA
- the ylqF gene encoding ribosome biogenesis GTPase YlqF, with translation MLINWYPGHMNKARKQVKEIMPRVDVVIEVLDARLPYSSTNPMIEQLRGTKPYLKVLSKSDLADEAITQAWQAFFRQQRNMDAIAISTRNTNLTKTIPDRVFKLAPFRGNKNKPVTGLILGIPNVGKSTLINTLAGRRIAKVGDEPAITKGQQRIKISEEFILIDSPGMTWPGSKNEMINYRLATSGAIRDTVVEYDHLAMFAMDYVLQRYPDRVSERYQIDDLVDSAYDALEQVAKKRGCMKRGGVDLLRVGELFIRELRSGKLGRISFEEPHLSYIFRD, from the coding sequence ATGTTAATAAATTGGTATCCGGGCCATATGAATAAGGCTCGTAAGCAGGTCAAGGAGATAATGCCTCGGGTTGATGTGGTGATCGAGGTGTTAGATGCACGTTTGCCCTATTCCAGCACCAACCCTATGATCGAGCAATTACGGGGGACAAAGCCCTACCTAAAAGTGTTGAGTAAATCAGATTTGGCCGACGAGGCAATTACTCAAGCTTGGCAGGCGTTTTTTCGTCAACAGCGTAATATGGATGCCATCGCCATTAGTACTCGTAACACTAACCTCACTAAAACCATCCCCGACCGCGTGTTTAAGCTCGCTCCTTTTCGAGGTAATAAAAATAAACCCGTAACCGGGCTTATTTTGGGTATTCCCAACGTTGGTAAATCGACACTAATTAATACCCTTGCCGGCCGACGAATAGCAAAGGTAGGAGATGAGCCAGCCATCACTAAAGGCCAACAACGGATAAAAATTTCCGAAGAATTCATCCTCATCGATTCTCCTGGAATGACTTGGCCCGGATCGAAAAATGAAATGATTAATTATCGCCTAGCAACCAGTGGCGCTATTCGAGATACCGTCGTGGAATATGATCACTTAGCGATGTTCGCAATGGACTACGTGCTCCAGCGTTACCCAGATCGAGTAAGCGAGCGTTATCAAATTGACGATTTAGTTGATTCCGCCTACGATGCCTTAGAACAAGTCGCAAAAAAACGTGGCTGTATGAAACGTGGCGGCGTAGATTTGTTGCGCGTTGGGGAATTATTTATTCGCGAATTACGATCCGGAAAGCTCGGACGCATTAGTTTTGAAGAACCGCACCTTAGCTACATTTTTCGTGATTAA
- a CDS encoding FKBP-type peptidyl-prolyl cis-trans isomerase has protein sequence MNTFVIVLFIALIAYFTWQGSVGKKKANENSAIGNKFLENNKQQEGVLVTASGLQMLKLQPGTGTEHAKPSDKVRVHYHGTLIDGSVFDSSVDRGEPIEFNLNQVIPGWTEGLQLMVEGEKSRLFIPSNLGYGNRKSGSIPGGSALIFDVELLAITTSN, from the coding sequence GTGAACACATTTGTTATCGTACTATTCATTGCGCTAATTGCGTATTTTACTTGGCAAGGTTCTGTTGGAAAGAAAAAGGCGAATGAAAATAGCGCAATAGGCAATAAATTTCTTGAAAACAACAAACAGCAAGAAGGCGTTCTAGTCACAGCGTCTGGATTGCAGATGCTGAAGTTACAGCCGGGAACCGGTACAGAGCATGCCAAACCCTCAGATAAAGTTAGAGTGCATTATCACGGTACTCTAATCGACGGCAGCGTATTTGACAGCTCTGTAGATAGAGGTGAACCGATCGAGTTTAATTTGAACCAAGTGATTCCCGGTTGGACAGAAGGTCTTCAGCTAATGGTCGAAGGTGAAAAGAGCCGCTTATTTATCCCCAGTAATTTAGGTTACGGCAACCGTAAATCCGGCTCGATTCCTGGCGGATCGGCACTCATTTTTGATGTAGAACTTCTCGCAATAACCACCAGCAACTAA
- a CDS encoding RNA methyltransferase gives MIDSGNAEIALCNPKSPSNVGAVLRAAGCYGATAVYYNGKRFENAEKYHQDTNRVKKEIQFQAVESFMEVLKENQTLVCVELVEGATSLPEFIHPENALYIFGPEDGSIQQSLVSAADSVVYIPTIGCMNLAATVNVLLYDRMAKQRNTINHNERIKKSRDSNNHLKIKPKNSR, from the coding sequence TTGATTGACAGCGGAAATGCAGAGATCGCATTGTGTAACCCAAAAAGCCCCTCTAATGTGGGCGCAGTGCTACGCGCGGCGGGCTGTTACGGTGCTACGGCGGTTTACTACAACGGAAAGCGCTTCGAGAACGCCGAAAAATATCATCAAGATACCAACAGGGTAAAAAAAGAAATTCAATTCCAGGCGGTTGAATCTTTTATGGAGGTACTTAAAGAAAACCAGACATTGGTCTGTGTAGAGTTGGTCGAAGGCGCAACTTCACTTCCAGAATTCATCCACCCGGAAAATGCTTTATATATCTTTGGCCCGGAAGACGGATCAATTCAACAGTCACTTGTCAGTGCCGCCGATAGCGTTGTTTACATTCCTACAATTGGGTGCATGAATTTGGCCGCAACGGTGAATGTATTACTTTATGATCGAATGGCCAAACAACGAAACACCATCAACCACAACGAACGCATCAAGAAAAGTCGCGACAGCAATAATCATCTAAAAATTAAACCTAAAAACTCAAGATAA
- a CDS encoding RNA-binding S4 domain-containing protein: MKEVEITKEPVELYKILKFEGIVSSGGEAKSVIDDGQVLVNGAVEKRKRKKIIAGDVIEYLDNKIKIKLALV; this comes from the coding sequence GTGAAGGAAGTAGAAATTACAAAAGAGCCTGTTGAACTCTACAAAATATTAAAGTTCGAAGGCATTGTAAGTAGTGGCGGTGAGGCAAAATCTGTAATCGATGACGGTCAGGTTTTGGTCAATGGGGCGGTGGAAAAAAGAAAGCGAAAGAAAATTATTGCAGGTGACGTGATTGAATACCTGGATAATAAAATAAAAATTAAACTGGCATTGGTATGA